The following proteins are encoded in a genomic region of Gimesia algae:
- a CDS encoding vWA domain-containing protein, whose amino-acid sequence MNERHFQFNGLEWSGWTILSVCAVVAALVSIVMLFRYERRLVSSSIGNILITLRIAALILILLTFLEPVLTWSFNVNKTGRLIVAVDVSDSMNTQDRHASDLEKLRLARALKMIGNDQVNSRLDRWEAAYAADQEPPWVDGEETANPEKREELAASRKKNLAAIFADIDQLSRKEIAQKLLLNPANPILEKLQERGQVDVVLFAGDAVTTEKTTLEKSLNEVPDQVHMELSNLSQALKNTGGSNETSEAPISGYILLTDGRDNSQLNPVTMAKQLGQMKVPIYPVMVGTDHQPKDISIADLDYPQTAFKDDRPLLQARIGTNGYDGQEISVTLKQGDQELAVKSFTSSGVSKLLEFELDSGKLGRQEFTLETEVLPGETRDDNNNKNFAINIVDDKSHVLLVEETARWEYRFLHHALERDKRIALEQVLFEQPYMGLLPQPFFPNQLKINVPVAKPNDEPGTQAHPFADQDLIIIGDVSPAHLEEENWKYIQTFVGDQGGTLVLLAGKKFMPLGHHSPTLNELLPLKSPKVINWNQTNFKVPPGERGMRLRLTPEGEAEPLMQFDANAEINRDIWQELPGHLWYLQGELKPGATVLAYGVSPFNAPPNEKTDGVIIHRQYGSGQVIWVGIDSTWRWRFRVGDRYHHRFWGQLARWAAKNKAAAGNEFVKFSLSKTDIDAGEITTASARWTQEYRDQFPDVKSTVSIFKASEPDKVLASLELLNQKNQPLLQEANLPALPEGEYQLKLQTTPPIAGAKEITTPLFVHTIKTIELGNLTSNPQLLTEMAESSGGQLLTPQTINELMELLPSLKQETTKQDEISVWDHWFFLILIMGILTVEWALRKLNGLP is encoded by the coding sequence ATGAACGAAAGGCACTTCCAGTTTAACGGTCTCGAATGGAGCGGATGGACGATTTTGAGCGTCTGTGCCGTCGTGGCGGCGCTCGTCTCCATCGTCATGCTGTTCCGTTACGAACGTCGCCTGGTCTCGTCTTCAATTGGTAACATTCTCATCACACTGCGCATTGCGGCTCTGATTTTAATTTTGCTTACCTTTCTGGAGCCCGTGCTGACCTGGTCTTTTAATGTCAATAAGACAGGACGGCTGATTGTCGCCGTGGATGTATCTGACAGTATGAATACCCAGGATCGTCATGCCAGTGATCTGGAAAAGCTGAGGCTGGCGCGCGCATTGAAAATGATCGGTAATGATCAGGTCAACAGCCGCCTGGATCGCTGGGAAGCCGCCTATGCGGCCGACCAGGAACCGCCGTGGGTAGATGGAGAGGAAACAGCGAATCCGGAAAAGCGGGAAGAACTGGCAGCCAGTCGGAAAAAAAATCTGGCGGCGATCTTTGCTGATATTGATCAGCTGTCTCGTAAAGAAATTGCACAAAAACTGTTATTGAATCCTGCGAATCCCATTCTGGAAAAACTGCAGGAACGCGGACAGGTCGATGTAGTCCTGTTTGCCGGGGATGCCGTCACGACAGAAAAGACGACCCTGGAAAAGTCACTGAATGAGGTTCCAGACCAGGTGCACATGGAACTTTCAAATCTGTCACAGGCACTGAAAAACACCGGTGGTAGTAATGAAACCAGTGAGGCACCGATCTCAGGTTATATCCTGCTGACCGACGGACGGGATAACAGTCAATTGAATCCCGTGACGATGGCGAAACAACTGGGGCAGATGAAAGTCCCCATTTATCCGGTGATGGTCGGCACAGATCACCAGCCCAAAGATATCTCCATCGCTGACCTGGATTATCCACAGACGGCATTCAAGGATGATCGACCTCTACTGCAGGCCCGCATCGGAACGAATGGATATGATGGCCAGGAAATCAGTGTAACCCTGAAACAAGGCGACCAGGAACTGGCAGTAAAAAGTTTTACTTCCAGCGGTGTCAGTAAACTGCTCGAGTTTGAACTGGATTCCGGAAAGCTGGGTCGGCAGGAATTCACTCTGGAAACGGAAGTCCTGCCGGGGGAAACACGCGACGACAACAACAACAAAAACTTTGCCATCAACATTGTGGATGATAAATCTCATGTGCTGTTAGTCGAGGAAACAGCACGCTGGGAATATCGATTCCTGCACCATGCGCTGGAGCGGGATAAACGCATCGCGCTGGAACAGGTTTTATTCGAACAGCCCTACATGGGGTTGCTGCCTCAGCCGTTTTTTCCCAATCAGCTCAAAATTAATGTACCGGTGGCAAAACCGAATGATGAGCCCGGCACTCAGGCTCATCCGTTCGCCGATCAGGATCTGATTATCATCGGTGACGTCTCCCCGGCGCATCTGGAAGAAGAAAACTGGAAGTATATCCAGACGTTTGTCGGCGATCAGGGTGGTACTCTGGTTCTGCTGGCGGGGAAAAAATTTATGCCGCTGGGTCATCATTCCCCGACACTGAACGAACTGCTGCCATTGAAATCTCCCAAAGTGATCAACTGGAATCAGACCAATTTTAAAGTCCCACCCGGCGAACGGGGTATGCGGCTGCGGCTGACCCCGGAAGGTGAAGCCGAACCCCTGATGCAGTTTGATGCCAATGCTGAAATCAATCGCGACATCTGGCAGGAACTGCCGGGGCATCTCTGGTATCTGCAGGGCGAACTGAAACCGGGGGCAACAGTCCTGGCCTATGGCGTCTCCCCGTTCAATGCCCCCCCTAATGAGAAGACCGATGGTGTCATTATCCATCGGCAGTACGGTTCAGGGCAGGTCATCTGGGTTGGTATCGACAGCACCTGGCGCTGGCGGTTTCGTGTAGGCGATCGTTATCACCATCGCTTCTGGGGACAACTGGCCCGCTGGGCGGCTAAGAATAAAGCGGCCGCTGGAAACGAATTCGTCAAATTCAGTTTAAGCAAGACGGACATTGATGCCGGTGAAATCACCACAGCCAGCGCCCGCTGGACCCAGGAGTATCGTGACCAGTTTCCGGATGTCAAATCAACGGTCTCCATTTTTAAAGCGTCTGAACCAGACAAAGTACTTGCCTCGCTGGAACTGCTCAATCAAAAAAATCAGCCCCTGCTGCAGGAAGCGAATCTGCCTGCCTTGCCTGAGGGGGAATACCAGCTGAAACTGCAGACGACGCCGCCGATCGCAGGCGCGAAGGAAATCACAACCCCATTGTTTGTCCATACAATCAAAACGATTGAACTGGGAAATCTGACTTCGAATCCGCAACTACTGACAGAAATGGCGGAATCCAGTGGGGGGCAGCTGCTGACGCCGCAAACCATCAATGAGCTCATGGAATTACTGCCTTCCCTCAAACAGGAAACGACTAAACAGGACGAAATTTCGGTCTGGGACCACTGGTTTTTTCTGATTCTGATCATGGGTATCCTGACGGTGGAGTGGGCCCTCCGTAAATTAAACGGATTACCCTGA
- a CDS encoding BatA domain-containing protein yields the protein MSFDFLNPMMLLGLLGISLPVLVHLLSRKKYDVVQWGAMQFLELGRRTRRRIRLEGWLLLAMRMLLIALIALALSRPWVSGGFLSKFISTQSRDVVFVIDGSYSMGWEGEAEIPHAAAIQWVHRFLEELNPGDTITLIDARDQPRLITESPTSQFDVVRENLNQLPPPAGSSNLANSISKAIQTLSKTSNLEREIIVLTDDQAFCWTPEDSILWAQVNDLLQQSAVPVDLWATSVAGKKNEGLLTNRKVDQLSVSREVCVKNLPVRISTTVRYDGPEANLICPVYFEVDGQQLPEKTQSVKIENHGETAVEFQHRFEDEGTHVVSIVLDPDQLPGDDRSDAALHVTSALPVLLVDGTPSFDPTRSEVFFANLALMAPTNRTPWIQTTVIEKTQLNADILKNQAVVILANVDTLSETQAGDLIDFVNHQGGGVLIALGDQINADDYQRLLFHDQALIPVELKSRESNPGAEFGNLTQIRSDSLQSPWLNRFRGEYANGLTAARFSDWWDTSAITQSDQPEAENKGEKSEQKAESTPVELATLNNNAPFMLMMNHERGRVLLLTSSLDADWNNLPAKPDYVPFLHEAVFELSSGRVFRNLQTDEPIVVPVPAKTTVEQIEFLDPNGKALAGTIEADPAANAATFQSQDTSLPGIYSLSPKAGVQTDLNSDRFVVNFDRSESDLTPLSEAQQKTLSDESQLTFFKTLDELKQAMFSDVSETEFWRILLLIFLLLMVGEMFLTRRLVQGGHSTLPEQSKT from the coding sequence ATGAGCTTTGATTTCCTTAATCCGATGATGCTGCTCGGTTTACTGGGAATTTCACTGCCTGTCCTCGTACATCTGCTCAGTCGAAAAAAATACGACGTTGTCCAATGGGGAGCGATGCAGTTTCTGGAACTCGGGCGGCGAACGCGACGTCGAATTCGCCTGGAAGGCTGGTTACTGCTGGCGATGCGGATGTTGCTGATTGCGTTGATCGCCCTCGCATTGTCCCGCCCCTGGGTTTCCGGCGGATTTTTATCGAAATTCATTTCCACTCAATCCAGAGATGTCGTCTTCGTGATTGACGGTTCATATAGCATGGGCTGGGAAGGCGAAGCGGAAATTCCTCACGCTGCCGCCATCCAATGGGTACACCGCTTTTTAGAAGAACTGAATCCCGGCGATACCATCACCCTGATTGATGCCCGCGATCAGCCCCGATTGATTACCGAGTCACCCACTTCTCAGTTTGATGTTGTCCGCGAAAATTTAAATCAACTGCCACCCCCTGCCGGTTCTTCCAATCTGGCAAATTCCATTTCCAAAGCCATTCAAACTCTCAGTAAAACGTCAAATCTGGAACGGGAAATCATTGTACTGACCGACGACCAGGCCTTCTGCTGGACTCCTGAAGATTCCATTTTGTGGGCACAGGTCAATGATCTGCTGCAGCAGTCTGCGGTACCCGTCGATCTGTGGGCCACCAGTGTCGCCGGTAAAAAAAACGAGGGACTGCTTACCAATCGAAAAGTAGACCAGTTGTCCGTCTCTCGTGAGGTCTGCGTCAAAAATCTCCCGGTCCGAATTTCGACGACCGTTCGCTACGATGGGCCGGAAGCGAATCTGATCTGCCCGGTCTATTTTGAAGTGGATGGACAGCAACTGCCGGAAAAAACCCAATCTGTGAAAATCGAAAATCATGGCGAGACAGCCGTCGAGTTTCAGCATCGCTTCGAAGATGAAGGCACACATGTCGTCAGTATTGTACTGGATCCCGACCAGTTGCCGGGCGACGACCGCTCTGATGCCGCCCTGCATGTCACCAGTGCCTTGCCCGTGCTGCTGGTGGATGGCACACCCAGTTTTGACCCGACCCGGAGCGAAGTCTTTTTCGCCAATCTGGCCTTGATGGCTCCGACCAACCGCACTCCCTGGATTCAAACAACCGTCATCGAAAAGACTCAACTCAACGCTGACATTCTGAAAAATCAGGCTGTCGTCATTCTGGCGAACGTGGACACACTCTCGGAAACACAGGCGGGAGATTTAATTGACTTTGTCAATCATCAGGGGGGAGGCGTATTGATTGCGCTGGGTGATCAGATTAACGCGGACGATTATCAGCGACTGTTATTTCACGATCAAGCTTTGATTCCTGTGGAGCTGAAGTCCCGGGAATCAAACCCAGGAGCCGAGTTCGGGAATCTGACTCAGATTCGCTCCGACAGCCTGCAGAGCCCGTGGTTGAATCGCTTTCGTGGGGAATATGCCAATGGCCTGACGGCGGCCCGGTTCAGTGACTGGTGGGACACTTCTGCCATCACCCAATCCGACCAGCCGGAAGCAGAAAATAAAGGTGAGAAAAGCGAGCAGAAAGCAGAGTCCACACCGGTGGAGCTGGCGACGTTAAATAATAACGCTCCCTTCATGTTGATGATGAACCATGAACGGGGACGCGTACTGTTATTGACATCCTCGCTTGATGCGGACTGGAACAATTTGCCGGCGAAACCTGATTATGTCCCTTTTCTGCATGAGGCGGTTTTCGAACTTTCTTCAGGCCGGGTCTTTCGAAACCTGCAGACAGACGAACCCATTGTGGTTCCGGTCCCTGCGAAAACCACGGTGGAACAAATTGAATTTCTCGACCCAAACGGTAAAGCGTTAGCTGGCACAATCGAGGCAGATCCTGCAGCCAATGCCGCCACCTTTCAATCTCAGGACACATCCCTGCCCGGTATTTACAGCCTGTCTCCAAAAGCGGGTGTGCAGACCGATCTTAATTCCGATCGTTTTGTAGTCAACTTTGATCGCAGTGAATCCGACCTGACCCCCCTGAGTGAAGCGCAACAGAAAACGCTGTCGGATGAATCCCAGCTGACATTTTTCAAGACCCTCGATGAATTGAAACAGGCCATGTTTTCTGATGTCTCAGAAACAGAATTCTGGCGAATCCTGTTACTGATCTTCCTGCTACTGATGGTGGGCGAAATGTTTCTGACCAGAAGACTGGTTCAAGGAGGCCATTCCACACTTCCCGAGCAGAGCAAAACATGA
- a CDS encoding DUF4175 family protein, with amino-acid sequence MDGQLDQFVNELKRQLNQLDRRIRSLALLRGLGLVILVLVCLITLQISIDFLFSLDSTARIIMSSISLAVLAGCLWFGILRRVIQKRTPVELAAIVEESQSSLNERLTSVLELATAQNETSSVMMRERLARETIASLTNFNITDSVPSDRAMRFIMSAGIAILLFITPLLFWPDAYKLLLSRSVIPWGNFATVSSLYFEVQPGDETVARGTDLKIVAEPHWHTKKPGQINDVWIEWKDTAGKANARRMDLDQETGFYLTQFPRLLSGFQYTISSDRSRSKLYTIEIAEPPSITETLLTVNSPGYTQKPVEQLTVIPSELRVIEQSLLNFKLKFDRPVTAVALDYQRYVSGTEERPPVEQKAFTISEDQLSAELDFPVHKSSFLYHLTLESQQGKLKTQTSEHLVKVIPDRAPEIELSLYNQPEFIKPTDGLTVPVKVLDDFSVAELEIHVQKLEGKETVIKVPASQLGTRSVDYEFKIDLEGLRAQQGDIFTYRVRAADNREIPEPNVVWTTPRVFGIDKNADQQLSAGVVSRQQKLRDALQKIQQEFKEHKNQVDQKIAELNKIKEKEALKAEDQEQLQELSKQERKLAQKLENLANELLQLPLYQKLAEQTQEVARTDFVKNHDTLKATADAENIKQARNDLKPVPKAMQGTEQKLEQLARQYDKLVELENDLLNLNRLADETNHLADDLLAFNDKLESTKPPSEKPAPQPQENPDGKQPETEKSEMERKKEAAHQQRSPETEKELANLQAELKHRQSRLAKDLDQLLERRPELVDAARNYQMKQLDSLVRQTSQLVEPQTQLAAAIEEQAPVAAGRPNTPQAAEPPGESNPTATAQGENPPDNNPSPSAASAGPAPPPAAEAPQNAAAAAADGKPATAAQSAERKMSNEPSRAKAVPAKEESILDLQRQQQMLAEAATNFALETAQQFGPESEPTRKATQLAEESIKAKQAANAGRLHEASQAANRASKMADEIMQAHNAQNKENTERDAFLEQAERMANLQQSQAEKMEQASASEPKRQEALQNTQQALAQQTQALSKELSETSRKLETDPIGLKKESQQADRTRKKTDTAGQAMEKAVEGLKEENLAQAAEQAQQAAKALQEAARQAQQASRQKTKESPVPEKVGNQVTDAAQQLREAQKQLEQSPEFKNQSDQSMAQQEQSPPGDAKENSQEGNPADQKEKATESGDAKAQANSEAGDKSQSQEQMAENSNKQQGDSEQQGKPSKSREAAESLKRAAESLSQAATELKSKAQQGSDPGKGQQSQTASKNMAQGKGQGESEGGGAQTSVDFSELKTKLQAMSDRNWGELPGQLDTEILQGSRARTDPEYARLIKHYFEAISKSKPESN; translated from the coding sequence ATGGATGGGCAGTTAGACCAATTTGTGAACGAACTGAAACGGCAATTGAACCAGCTTGATCGCCGCATTCGTTCTCTGGCGCTGTTACGAGGACTGGGGCTGGTGATACTGGTTCTGGTCTGTCTGATTACGCTGCAGATCAGTATCGATTTTCTGTTTTCGCTCGACTCCACTGCCCGCATTATCATGAGTTCCATATCACTGGCTGTACTGGCGGGCTGCCTCTGGTTTGGAATCCTGCGTCGGGTCATTCAAAAACGCACGCCCGTCGAACTGGCTGCGATTGTAGAGGAGTCACAGTCTTCGCTGAATGAACGTCTGACATCCGTATTGGAACTGGCTACCGCTCAGAATGAAACCAGTTCTGTGATGATGCGGGAACGACTCGCGCGGGAAACGATCGCCTCCCTGACGAATTTTAATATTACCGATTCCGTTCCCTCAGATCGCGCCATGCGATTCATCATGAGTGCCGGCATCGCGATTCTGCTTTTTATTACTCCCCTGCTGTTCTGGCCCGACGCGTATAAATTGCTGCTCTCCCGCAGTGTGATCCCGTGGGGCAACTTTGCGACGGTGAGTTCACTCTATTTCGAAGTCCAGCCCGGCGATGAAACCGTCGCCCGCGGCACCGATTTGAAAATTGTGGCAGAACCACACTGGCATACAAAAAAACCGGGGCAGATCAATGACGTCTGGATTGAATGGAAAGACACTGCCGGCAAAGCAAACGCGCGTCGCATGGATCTGGACCAGGAAACCGGCTTCTATCTGACACAGTTTCCACGCCTGCTCAGCGGGTTCCAGTACACGATCTCGTCTGACCGCAGTCGCTCGAAACTATATACCATTGAAATCGCTGAGCCCCCCTCCATTACCGAAACCCTGCTGACAGTCAATTCCCCCGGCTATACTCAGAAACCAGTTGAGCAACTGACGGTGATCCCCAGCGAACTCCGCGTGATTGAGCAGAGCCTGTTGAACTTCAAATTGAAATTTGATCGTCCGGTGACTGCAGTCGCACTGGATTATCAGCGTTACGTATCGGGAACGGAAGAGCGGCCCCCCGTAGAACAGAAAGCGTTCACGATCAGCGAAGATCAACTGTCTGCGGAACTGGATTTTCCGGTTCACAAAAGCAGCTTTCTCTATCACCTTACACTCGAAAGTCAGCAGGGTAAACTCAAGACACAAACCTCAGAGCATCTGGTTAAAGTTATTCCGGATCGTGCTCCCGAAATCGAACTCTCCCTCTACAATCAGCCGGAGTTCATTAAGCCCACCGACGGATTAACGGTGCCTGTGAAAGTTTTGGATGATTTTTCGGTCGCCGAACTGGAAATTCACGTTCAGAAACTGGAGGGCAAAGAGACTGTCATTAAGGTTCCCGCCTCACAACTGGGGACACGCTCAGTTGATTATGAATTTAAAATCGATCTGGAAGGACTGCGTGCGCAGCAGGGAGATATCTTTACTTACCGTGTACGGGCAGCTGACAATCGAGAAATTCCGGAACCGAATGTCGTCTGGACCACTCCCCGCGTATTCGGAATTGATAAAAACGCTGACCAGCAGTTATCGGCGGGGGTCGTCTCGCGTCAGCAGAAACTGCGGGATGCGCTGCAAAAAATCCAACAGGAATTCAAAGAGCACAAGAATCAGGTTGACCAGAAAATTGCAGAACTGAATAAGATCAAAGAAAAAGAAGCCTTAAAGGCCGAAGATCAGGAACAGTTACAGGAGCTGAGCAAACAGGAGCGTAAGCTGGCTCAAAAACTGGAAAATCTCGCCAATGAATTACTGCAGCTCCCCCTGTATCAGAAGCTGGCAGAGCAGACACAGGAAGTCGCGCGAACGGACTTCGTCAAAAATCATGATACCCTTAAAGCAACAGCCGACGCCGAAAATATCAAGCAGGCACGAAACGATCTGAAGCCGGTTCCCAAAGCCATGCAAGGGACCGAACAGAAACTCGAGCAACTGGCCCGCCAGTACGACAAACTGGTCGAACTGGAAAACGACCTTTTGAATCTGAATCGACTGGCTGATGAAACAAACCATCTGGCGGACGATCTGCTGGCTTTCAATGATAAGCTGGAATCAACGAAGCCCCCGTCAGAAAAGCCGGCTCCACAACCTCAGGAAAATCCGGACGGCAAACAACCTGAGACTGAAAAATCCGAGATGGAGCGGAAGAAAGAGGCAGCCCATCAACAACGTTCCCCTGAGACGGAGAAGGAACTCGCCAATCTGCAGGCGGAACTGAAACATCGTCAGTCGCGCCTGGCAAAAGATCTGGATCAATTACTGGAACGCCGCCCTGAACTGGTTGATGCCGCCCGTAACTATCAGATGAAACAACTGGACTCACTGGTCAGACAGACTTCTCAACTGGTGGAACCGCAAACCCAACTGGCTGCAGCGATCGAAGAACAGGCTCCTGTCGCCGCCGGAAGACCAAACACACCCCAGGCAGCAGAACCGCCTGGAGAATCAAATCCCACCGCGACGGCTCAAGGGGAGAATCCACCTGACAACAATCCTTCCCCGTCAGCAGCCTCTGCCGGACCAGCGCCTCCTCCCGCAGCGGAGGCACCACAGAATGCCGCAGCGGCAGCAGCCGACGGCAAACCGGCGACTGCTGCTCAGTCTGCCGAACGCAAGATGAGTAATGAACCTTCGCGGGCGAAAGCAGTCCCGGCGAAAGAGGAATCCATTCTTGATCTTCAACGGCAGCAGCAGATGCTGGCGGAAGCAGCGACTAATTTCGCCCTGGAAACCGCCCAGCAATTTGGTCCTGAATCTGAACCGACCCGTAAAGCCACACAACTCGCAGAAGAATCCATCAAAGCGAAACAGGCAGCTAACGCAGGTCGTCTGCACGAAGCCAGCCAGGCAGCAAATCGTGCGTCGAAAATGGCCGATGAAATCATGCAGGCCCACAATGCACAGAACAAAGAAAATACCGAACGGGATGCCTTTCTGGAGCAGGCCGAACGCATGGCAAATCTGCAACAGTCCCAGGCGGAAAAAATGGAACAGGCTTCTGCTTCCGAGCCGAAGCGACAGGAAGCCTTGCAGAATACACAACAGGCGCTCGCCCAGCAGACCCAGGCATTATCAAAAGAACTGTCTGAAACCTCGCGTAAACTGGAAACCGATCCGATCGGCTTGAAAAAAGAGAGCCAGCAGGCAGACCGGACGCGCAAAAAAACAGATACCGCCGGCCAGGCGATGGAGAAAGCGGTCGAAGGCCTGAAAGAGGAGAATCTGGCTCAGGCAGCAGAACAGGCACAACAGGCAGCCAAAGCACTGCAGGAAGCCGCCCGCCAGGCGCAGCAGGCCAGCAGGCAGAAAACCAAGGAGTCTCCCGTTCCGGAAAAAGTGGGGAACCAGGTAACAGATGCCGCCCAACAGTTGCGCGAAGCCCAAAAGCAATTGGAGCAGAGCCCGGAATTCAAGAACCAGTCGGATCAGTCGATGGCACAACAGGAGCAGTCCCCGCCCGGCGATGCAAAAGAAAACTCTCAAGAAGGCAACCCTGCTGACCAAAAAGAGAAAGCAACCGAATCCGGGGATGCCAAAGCCCAGGCCAATTCTGAAGCTGGTGACAAATCACAATCGCAGGAACAGATGGCGGAAAACTCAAATAAACAACAGGGAGATTCTGAGCAACAGGGCAAACCTTCGAAATCACGTGAAGCAGCCGAATCACTGAAACGGGCTGCGGAATCCTTGTCTCAGGCGGCGACGGAACTGAAATCAAAAGCGCAGCAGGGTTCTGATCCCGGCAAAGGACAACAGTCACAGACCGCATCAAAAAACATGGCACAAGGCAAAGGGCAAGGCGAAAGCGAAGGCGGTGGTGCGCAGACCAGCGTGGACTTTTCTGAGTTGAAAACCAAACTGCAGGCCATGTCAGATCGCAACTGGGGTGAACTTCCCGGCCAGCTGGACACGGAAATCCTGCAAG